The Roseibaca calidilacus genome has a window encoding:
- a CDS encoding L-malyl-CoA/beta-methylmalyl-CoA lyase, which yields MSFRLQPAPVARPNRCQLFGPGSRVALFEKMASSAADVINLDLEDSVAPSDKDSARANVIAATHDVDWGKKTLSVRINGLDSPFWYRDVVDLLEQGAERLDQIMIPKVGCAADIYAVDALVTAIEAAKGRQKPIGFEVIIESAAGITNVAEIAAASPRLTAMSLGAADFAASMGMATTGIGGTQENYYMLREGAQYWSDPWHWAQSAIVAACRANGVLPVDGPFGDFSDDDGFRAQARRSATLGMVGKWAIHPKQVALANEVFTPSEAAVAEAREILDAMEQAKARGEGATVYKGRLVDIASIKQAEVIVRQAEMIAA from the coding sequence ATGAGCTTCCGTCTGCAACCCGCACCCGTTGCCCGCCCCAATCGTTGCCAGTTGTTTGGCCCCGGCTCGCGCGTGGCCCTGTTCGAGAAAATGGCCTCCAGCGCCGCCGATGTCATCAATCTGGACCTAGAGGATTCGGTCGCCCCCTCTGACAAGGACAGCGCGCGCGCGAATGTCATTGCCGCCACGCATGACGTGGATTGGGGCAAAAAGACGCTTTCGGTGCGGATCAACGGTCTGGACAGCCCCTTCTGGTATCGCGACGTGGTTGATCTGCTGGAACAAGGCGCGGAGCGGCTGGACCAGATCATGATCCCCAAGGTGGGCTGCGCCGCCGACATCTATGCCGTGGACGCGCTTGTCACCGCCATTGAGGCCGCGAAAGGTCGCCAGAAACCTATCGGGTTCGAGGTTATCATCGAATCCGCCGCCGGCATCACCAACGTGGCTGAAATTGCCGCCGCCAGCCCCCGCCTGACCGCGATGAGCCTTGGCGCTGCAGATTTTGCCGCCTCTATGGGCATGGCCACGACCGGCATCGGCGGCACGCAGGAAAACTACTACATGCTGCGCGAAGGCGCGCAATATTGGTCCGACCCGTGGCATTGGGCGCAATCGGCAATCGTTGCCGCGTGCCGCGCCAATGGCGTGCTGCCAGTCGATGGCCCCTTCGGCGATTTCAGCGATGATGACGGCTTTCGCGCGCAGGCCCGCCGTTCGGCCACATTGGGCATGGTCGGCAAATGGGCGATCCACCCCAAGCAAGTGGCGCTTGCCAACGAGGTATTCACCCCGTCAGAGGCCGCCGTGGCAGAGGCGCGCGAAATCCTTGATGCGATGGAACAGGCCAAGGCACGCGGCGAAGGTGCGACCGTCTACAAGGGCCGCTTGGTCGATATCGCGTCCATCAAACAAGCCGAGGTAATCGTCCGTCAGGCAGAGATGATCGCGGCCTAA
- the dgcN gene encoding N-acetyltransferase DgcN, which translates to MIQTPYLLFLGDAPDPLAAKVAQGIKDWRPDFALGQFRMEGCRADMKLPDMTLAEAKAAGAKTLVIGVANRGGVISAAWKKVLIAALEEGFDLASGLHNLLRDEPDLKAVAEATGRTLHDVRVPSVQYPIANGEKRRGKRCLAVGTDCSVGKMYTALCMEREMVARGMKASFRATGQTGILITGDGVPLDAVIADFMAGSVEWLTPDNDPDHWDLIEGQGSLFHVSYSGVTMALIHGGQPDALILSHEPTRTHMRGLPGYGLPSLEVLRDTALALARVANPKCQVVGISVNTAALDDEAALACCAEIEARMGLATVDPFRHGAGRLVDALGAV; encoded by the coding sequence ATGATCCAGACCCCCTATCTGCTGTTCTTGGGCGATGCACCGGACCCGTTGGCCGCAAAAGTGGCCCAAGGGATCAAGGATTGGCGGCCCGATTTTGCCTTGGGTCAGTTCCGGATGGAGGGTTGCCGTGCCGATATGAAGCTGCCCGACATGACGCTGGCAGAGGCAAAGGCCGCAGGCGCGAAAACACTGGTCATCGGGGTCGCGAACCGGGGCGGAGTAATCTCTGCGGCGTGGAAAAAGGTGCTGATCGCGGCGTTGGAGGAAGGGTTCGATCTGGCATCCGGCCTGCACAACCTGCTGCGCGACGAGCCGGACCTGAAAGCCGTAGCAGAGGCCACGGGTCGCACCCTGCACGATGTCCGCGTGCCATCCGTGCAATACCCGATCGCCAATGGCGAGAAGCGCCGCGGCAAGCGGTGCTTGGCGGTGGGCACGGATTGTTCGGTGGGCAAGATGTATACCGCGCTGTGCATGGAACGCGAGATGGTCGCGCGCGGCATGAAGGCCAGTTTCCGCGCCACCGGGCAGACCGGCATCCTTATTACCGGCGATGGCGTTCCGCTGGATGCCGTGATCGCGGATTTCATGGCCGGGTCTGTCGAATGGCTGACGCCGGATAACGACCCCGATCATTGGGATCTGATCGAAGGGCAGGGATCGTTGTTTCATGTCAGCTATTCTGGCGTGACGATGGCGCTGATCCATGGTGGCCAGCCCGATGCGCTGATCCTGAGCCACGAACCCACGCGCACCCATATGCGCGGTTTGCCGGGCTATGGCCTGCCCTCGCTGGAAGTGCTGCGCGACACGGCGCTGGCACTGGCGCGGGTGGCAAACCCCAAGTGCCAAGTTGTGGGGATTTCGGTCAATACGGCCGCATTGGATGATGAGGCCGCATTGGCCTGCTGCGCCGAGATCGAAGCGCGGATGGGCCTGGCAACGGTGGACCCGTTCCGCCATGGGGCCGGACGGTTGGTCGATGCTTTGGGAGCGGTTTAA
- the dgcA gene encoding N-acetyl-D-Glu racemase DgcA, translated as MFRVFQDRFALAEVFTIARGSRTHADVLRAELVRHDIAGQGECVPYARYGETMASVHKQIAGLADAVDRAELQAALPAGAARNAVDCALWDWEAKRTGRPVWELAELPAPEPVVTAFTLSLDSPDKMEAAARKHAARPLLKIKLGTPEDMPRLEAVRRGAPATRIIIDANEGWDADIYADLAPHLLRLGVEMVEQPLPAGQDDMLAEIARPLPVCADESCHDRESLPRLRGKYDMVNIKLDKTGGLTEALALREAARAEGYRVMVGCMVGSSLAMAPAVLVAQGAEIVDLDGPLLLAEDRDPPLHYDSAGVHPALRTLWG; from the coding sequence GTGTTTCGGGTTTTCCAGGATCGCTTTGCCTTGGCGGAAGTTTTCACCATCGCGCGGGGATCGCGGACCCATGCGGATGTGTTGCGTGCAGAACTGGTGCGGCACGATATAGCCGGGCAAGGCGAATGCGTGCCCTATGCGCGCTATGGCGAAACGATGGCATCTGTGCATAAGCAGATTGCAGGGCTGGCGGACGCGGTGGATCGGGCAGAGCTGCAAGCCGCCCTGCCCGCAGGTGCCGCACGCAACGCCGTGGATTGCGCATTGTGGGACTGGGAGGCAAAGCGCACCGGGCGCCCTGTCTGGGAATTGGCCGAGCTACCCGCGCCAGAGCCGGTTGTGACCGCGTTCACCTTGTCCCTGGATAGCCCTGACAAAATGGAAGCCGCCGCGCGCAAACATGCGGCGCGCCCCCTGTTGAAGATCAAGCTGGGCACGCCAGAGGATATGCCGCGGCTGGAAGCGGTGCGCCGCGGCGCGCCTGCAACGCGGATCATCATTGATGCCAATGAAGGCTGGGATGCCGATATCTATGCCGATCTGGCCCCGCATTTGTTGCGGCTGGGGGTGGAGATGGTCGAGCAGCCCCTGCCCGCCGGCCAAGATGACATGCTGGCCGAAATTGCCCGCCCGCTGCCGGTATGCGCGGATGAAAGCTGCCATGACCGCGAAAGCCTGCCGCGCCTGCGCGGCAAGTATGACATGGTGAACATCAAGCTGGACAAAACCGGCGGTTTGACCGAAGCGCTGGCGCTGCGCGAGGCGGCCCGCGCCGAAGGCTACCGCGTGATGGTGGGCTGCATGGTCGGCAGTTCGCTGGCCATGGCCCCAGCGGTGCTGGTCGCGCAAGGTGCCGAAATCGTGGACCTGGACGGCCCGCTTCTGCTGGCCGAAGACCGCGATCCGCCCCTGCACTACGACAGCGCAGGCGTGCATCCTGCCTTGCGCACGCTCTGGGGTTGA
- the ilvD gene encoding dihydroxy-acid dehydratase: MPRYRSRTTTHGRNMAGARGLWRATGMTDNDWDKPIIAIVNSFTQFVPGHVHLKDLGQLVAREVEKAGGVAKEFNTIAVDDGIAMGHDGMLYSLPSREVIADATEYMVNAHCADAMVCISNCDKITPGMLMAAMRLNIPAVFVSGGPMEAGKIEIDGLEKALDLVDAMVVAADDKYTDAQVQAIEEAACPTCGSCSGMFTANSMNCLTEALGLSLAGNGSTLATHADREKLFKRAGHLIVENAKRYYEQDDASVLPRNIASFKAFENAMSLDIAMGGSTNTVLHLLAAAHEGGIAFSMADIDRLSRRVPCLCKVAPAKDDVHMEDVHRAGGIMSILGQLDNAGLLHRDLPTVHSPTMGMALDMWDVSRTQDPDVHQFYRAAPGGVRTTQAFSQANRYKTLDTDREKGVIRSKEHAFSQDGGLAVLFGNLAEQGCIVKTAGVDDSILKFSGPARVFESQDDAVSGILTGKVVAGEVVIIRYEGPRGGPGMQEMLYPTSYLKSKGLGAACALVTDGRFSGGTSGLSIGHVSPEAEEGGLIGLVEDGDLIEIDIPERRIELKVDDATLAERRAAQDEKGWKPAKPRPRKVSTALRAYAALTTSAAMGAVRKLPEGW, from the coding sequence ATGCCGCGTTATCGTTCCCGCACCACCACCCATGGCCGCAACATGGCAGGCGCGCGCGGATTATGGCGCGCAACGGGCATGACCGACAATGATTGGGACAAGCCGATCATTGCCATCGTCAACAGCTTCACGCAGTTCGTGCCGGGCCATGTGCACCTGAAGGATCTGGGCCAACTGGTTGCGCGCGAAGTGGAAAAAGCCGGCGGCGTGGCCAAGGAATTCAACACCATCGCGGTGGATGATGGCATTGCCATGGGCCATGACGGGATGCTGTATTCCCTGCCCTCGCGCGAGGTTATCGCGGATGCGACCGAATACATGGTCAACGCCCATTGCGCCGATGCGATGGTCTGCATTTCCAACTGCGACAAGATCACACCGGGTATGTTGATGGCCGCGATGCGGCTGAACATTCCGGCCGTCTTTGTTTCTGGTGGCCCGATGGAAGCGGGCAAGATAGAGATCGACGGGCTGGAAAAGGCGCTGGACCTTGTAGACGCGATGGTCGTCGCCGCCGATGACAAATACACCGACGCCCAAGTGCAGGCGATTGAAGAAGCCGCCTGCCCGACCTGTGGGTCATGTTCGGGCATGTTCACCGCCAATTCCATGAACTGCCTGACCGAAGCCTTGGGACTGTCGCTGGCGGGCAATGGCTCTACCCTTGCGACCCATGCGGACCGTGAAAAGCTGTTCAAGCGCGCAGGCCATCTGATCGTGGAAAACGCCAAGCGCTATTACGAGCAGGATGATGCCAGCGTGCTGCCGCGCAACATTGCCAGCTTCAAGGCGTTCGAGAATGCCATGTCGCTGGATATTGCCATGGGCGGGTCCACCAACACGGTTCTGCACCTGTTGGCCGCCGCGCATGAGGGCGGGATCGCTTTCAGCATGGCCGATATAGACCGACTGTCGCGCCGCGTGCCCTGCCTGTGCAAGGTAGCACCGGCCAAGGACGATGTGCATATGGAAGATGTGCACCGCGCCGGGGGCATCATGTCGATCCTTGGGCAGTTGGACAATGCAGGGCTGCTGCACCGCGATTTGCCAACCGTGCATAGCCCGACCATGGGCATGGCGCTGGACATGTGGGACGTGTCGCGCACGCAAGACCCGGACGTGCACCAGTTTTACCGCGCTGCCCCCGGCGGGGTGCGCACCACGCAGGCGTTTTCGCAGGCAAACCGCTACAAGACGCTGGATACAGACCGCGAGAAGGGTGTCATCCGCAGCAAGGAACACGCCTTCAGCCAAGATGGCGGTCTGGCGGTTCTGTTCGGCAATCTGGCGGAACAAGGCTGCATCGTGAAAACCGCAGGCGTGGATGACAGCATCCTGAAATTCAGCGGCCCCGCGCGGGTGTTCGAGTCTCAGGACGACGCGGTTAGCGGCATTCTGACTGGCAAGGTCGTGGCGGGCGAGGTGGTCATCATCCGCTATGAAGGGCCGCGCGGCGGGCCGGGAATGCAGGAAATGCTGTATCCGACCAGCTATCTGAAATCCAAGGGTTTGGGCGCGGCTTGTGCGCTTGTGACCGACGGGCGCTTCTCGGGCGGCACGTCGGGGCTGTCGATCGGCCATGTCTCGCCAGAGGCAGAGGAAGGTGGTTTGATCGGGCTGGTCGAGGATGGCGACCTGATCGAGATCGACATCCCCGAGCGCCGGATTGAGCTGAAGGTCGATGATGCGACCTTGGCCGAGCGCCGCGCCGCGCAGGATGAAAAAGGCTGGAAACCGGCCAAGCCGCGCCCGCGCAAGGTGTCGACCGCGCTGCGGGCCTACGCGGCGCTGACCACATCGGCGGCCATGGGGGCCGTGCGCAAATTGCCTGAAGGATGGTGA
- a CDS encoding D-amino-acid transaminase: MTRIVYVNGDYLPEGEAKVSIFDRGFLMADGVYEVTTVLDGKLIDFDGHFTRLERSLNELDIANPMDRDQWLEVHRQLVAQNAVDQGMVYLQVTRGAPGDRDFIFPDPDTTAPTVVLFTQSNPALVDSPKARRGMKVVTIDDIRWGRRDIKTVQLLYPSMGKMMAIKQGADDAWMVQDGAITEGTSNNAYIIKDGKIVTRALSNDILHGITRAAVLRFAREAQMQVEERNFTVDEAKAADEAFVTSASAFVMPVVSIDGAELGGGVPGPLATRLREIYIEESRKAAI; the protein is encoded by the coding sequence ATGACCCGCATCGTTTATGTGAATGGCGACTACCTGCCCGAAGGCGAGGCCAAGGTGTCGATTTTCGACCGTGGCTTCCTGATGGCCGATGGCGTCTATGAAGTGACGACCGTCCTCGACGGCAAGCTGATCGACTTTGACGGGCATTTCACCCGGCTGGAACGGTCGCTGAATGAGTTGGACATCGCCAACCCGATGGACCGCGACCAATGGCTGGAAGTGCACCGCCAACTGGTCGCACAGAACGCGGTCGATCAGGGCATGGTCTATCTGCAAGTGACGCGCGGCGCACCGGGCGACCGGGATTTCATTTTCCCCGACCCCGACACAACTGCGCCCACGGTCGTGCTGTTCACCCAGTCGAACCCCGCGCTGGTCGATAGCCCGAAAGCGCGCAGGGGCATGAAGGTCGTGACCATAGACGATATTCGCTGGGGACGGCGCGACATCAAGACGGTGCAACTGCTTTACCCCAGCATGGGCAAGATGATGGCCATCAAACAAGGCGCGGATGATGCCTGGATGGTGCAGGACGGCGCGATCACAGAGGGCACGTCAAACAACGCCTATATCATCAAAGATGGCAAGATCGTCACGCGGGCGCTGTCGAACGACATTCTGCACGGCATCACCCGCGCCGCCGTGCTGCGCTTTGCGCGTGAAGCGCAGATGCAGGTCGAAGAGCGCAACTTCACCGTGGACGAAGCAAAAGCAGCGGATGAAGCCTTCGTCACCTCTGCCAGCGCTTTCGTGATGCCAGTGGTGTCGATTGATGGCGCCGAACTGGGCGGCGGCGTGCCCGGTCCTTTGGCCACCCGCCTGCGCGAGATTTACATCGAAGAAAGCCGCAAAGCCGCGATCTGA
- a CDS encoding DUF5671 domain-containing protein: protein MKPSEQLAAFVQDGLRAGHGPNALRKALLAEGWSSAEVTAALNGWSDQGLGVPVPRPQPQASGQEAVLYGLMFVALLTITYNLVQLGFDLIEAWLPDPLRGGHSFGNAGSMRWSIAVLIVALPVFLWLDRRAARGLVRDPGQRRTPLRQKFGALTLFLSTLALLGAAVAVVYAGLTGVVTAQFMAKVALVVVMALLVIAWFRDFLAEP, encoded by the coding sequence GTGAAGCCCTCGGAACAGCTGGCGGCCTTTGTGCAGGACGGCTTGCGCGCCGGGCATGGCCCAAATGCTTTGCGCAAGGCGCTTTTGGCAGAAGGCTGGTCATCTGCGGAAGTGACCGCCGCGCTGAATGGGTGGTCGGATCAGGGGCTTGGCGTGCCCGTGCCACGCCCCCAGCCCCAAGCCAGCGGGCAAGAGGCGGTCTTGTATGGCCTGATGTTCGTGGCCTTGCTGACAATCACCTATAACCTAGTCCAACTGGGTTTCGACCTGATCGAGGCGTGGTTGCCCGACCCGTTGCGGGGCGGTCATAGTTTTGGAAATGCAGGGTCTATGCGCTGGTCCATCGCGGTGCTGATCGTTGCCTTGCCGGTGTTCTTGTGGTTGGACCGCCGCGCCGCGCGCGGGCTTGTCCGCGATCCGGGCCAACGCCGCACACCGCTGCGCCAGAAATTCGGTGCGCTGACCCTGTTCTTGTCCACGCTGGCCCTGTTGGGGGCTGCGGTCGCGGTGGTCTATGCCGGATTGACCGGTGTTGTGACCGCGCAATTCATGGCAAAAGTCGCGCTGGTGGTGGTCATGGCATTGCTGGTCATCGCATGGTTCCGCGATTTTCTGGCAGAGCCATGA
- a CDS encoding DUF1244 domain-containing protein encodes MDTTTRTELEAAAFRALLAHLDKRSDVQNIDMMNLTGFCRNCLSRWYMEAAQERGLDMTKDAAREAIYGMPYDDWKAKHQTEADAAQKAAFDKAFAENVGAKG; translated from the coding sequence ATGGACACCACCACCCGCACAGAGCTGGAGGCTGCCGCCTTTCGCGCGCTGCTGGCCCATCTGGACAAGCGCAGCGATGTGCAGAACATTGACATGATGAACCTGACCGGCTTTTGCCGCAACTGCCTGTCACGCTGGTATATGGAAGCCGCGCAGGAACGCGGGCTGGACATGACAAAGGACGCCGCACGAGAAGCGATTTACGGCATGCCCTATGACGACTGGAAGGCCAAGCATCAGACCGAAGCCGACGCCGCGCAAAAGGCCGCTTTTGACAAGGCCTTTGCCGAGAATGTCGGCGCCAAGGGCTGA
- the pyk gene encoding pyruvate kinase, translating to MRRHRMIKIVATLGPASSDYDTIRALFEAGADVFRLNMSHGTHDDIAARHAIIRKIEADTGRPIAILADLQGPKLRVGVFANEAEELVEGAAFRLDLTDKPGDASRVTLPHPEIFAALEPGADLLVNDGKIRLKVNDCGKDFANCTVTVGGTISNRKGVNVPDVVLPVAALSDKDRKDLEFVCRLGVDWLALSFVQRAADVAEARTLAQGRAAILSKIEKPAAVAAFDEILAVSDGIMVARGDLGVELPVQNVPPIQKRLVRRARAAAKPVIVATQMLESMIESPMPTRAEVSDVATAIYEGADAIMLSAESAAGDYPIEAVLTMDNVAREVESDPTYIEIIDASRKNKHSSIADGIVAAARELAEKTDIAAICCFTESGTTASLVARERPHVPILALTPITKTARRLQLVWGVHCEEVAEVERFKKAVINAVRVTRKYGFGTEKDQILVTAGIPFNQPGTTNILRVAPCAEHLIVSGEPE from the coding sequence TTGCGCCGTCACCGCATGATAAAGATCGTCGCCACGCTTGGCCCGGCCTCATCCGATTATGACACCATTCGCGCCCTGTTCGAAGCGGGCGCTGACGTGTTCCGACTGAACATGAGCCATGGCACCCATGACGACATCGCCGCGCGGCATGCGATCATTCGCAAGATCGAAGCTGACACGGGCCGCCCGATAGCCATTCTGGCCGATCTGCAAGGGCCGAAATTGCGCGTGGGCGTTTTCGCGAACGAAGCGGAGGAACTGGTCGAAGGCGCTGCGTTCCGGCTGGACCTGACCGACAAGCCGGGCGACGCAAGCCGCGTGACCTTGCCCCACCCGGAAATCTTTGCTGCGCTGGAACCCGGCGCGGACCTGCTGGTCAATGACGGCAAAATTCGTCTGAAAGTGAACGACTGCGGCAAGGATTTCGCCAATTGCACCGTGACCGTGGGCGGCACCATTTCCAACCGCAAGGGAGTGAACGTGCCGGACGTGGTTTTGCCGGTCGCGGCCCTGTCAGACAAGGACCGCAAGGATCTGGAATTCGTCTGCCGTCTGGGCGTGGATTGGCTGGCGCTGTCCTTCGTGCAGCGCGCCGCCGACGTGGCCGAAGCCCGCACGCTGGCGCAGGGCCGCGCCGCGATCCTGTCCAAGATCGAAAAACCCGCCGCTGTCGCAGCCTTTGACGAAATTCTGGCCGTGTCAGACGGCATTATGGTTGCGCGCGGCGATTTGGGCGTGGAACTGCCGGTGCAAAACGTGCCGCCTATCCAGAAACGTCTTGTCCGGCGCGCCCGTGCCGCCGCCAAGCCGGTAATCGTGGCCACGCAGATGCTGGAATCGATGATCGAAAGCCCCATGCCCACCCGCGCCGAAGTGTCGGACGTGGCCACGGCAATTTACGAAGGGGCGGATGCGATCATGCTGTCGGCAGAATCGGCAGCGGGCGATTACCCGATCGAGGCCGTGCTCACCATGGACAATGTCGCGCGTGAGGTCGAAAGCGATCCGACCTACATCGAGATCATCGACGCGTCGCGCAAGAACAAGCACAGTTCCATCGCCGACGGCATCGTGGCCGCCGCGCGTGAACTGGCCGAGAAAACCGATATTGCCGCGATCTGCTGTTTCACCGAATCTGGTACCACAGCCAGCCTTGTTGCGCGTGAACGTCCGCATGTGCCGATTCTGGCGCTGACCCCCATCACCAAGACCGCGCGGCGCCTGCAACTGGTCTGGGGCGTGCATTGCGAGGAAGTGGCAGAGGTCGAGCGCTTTAAGAAAGCGGTCATCAATGCCGTGCGTGTGACCCGCAAATACGGCTTCGGCACGGAAAAGGACCAGATCCTTGTGACCGCGGGCATTCCGTTCAACCAGCCGGGCACCACGAACATCTTGCGGGTCGCGCCCTGCGCAGAACACTTGATCGTGTCGGGCGAACCCGAGTAA
- the rpmI gene encoding 50S ribosomal protein L35, which produces MPKMKTKSGAKKRFSMTATGKVKAGQAGKRHGMIKRTKKFIRDARGTTLLSEQDARIVKTYMPYNR; this is translated from the coding sequence ATGCCCAAGATGAAGACAAAATCGGGCGCGAAAAAGCGCTTCTCCATGACCGCGACCGGCAAAGTCAAAGCCGGGCAAGCGGGCAAGCGGCACGGCATGATTAAGCGGACGAAGAAATTCATCCGCGACGCGCGCGGCACCACCCTGCTGTCAGAGCAGGATGCCCGTATCGTCAAGACCTACATGCCCTATAACCGGTAA
- the rplT gene encoding 50S ribosomal protein L20, which yields MSRVKSGTVTHARHRKVIKAAAGYYGARSRNFRTATQAVDKANQYATRDRKVRKRNFRALWIQRINAAVRAIDPTLTYSRFINALMLAGIEVDRKVLADLAVHEPEAFGQIVEKAKAAMA from the coding sequence ATGTCACGCGTTAAATCCGGCACAGTCACCCACGCCCGCCACCGCAAGGTCATCAAGGCCGCCGCTGGCTATTATGGCGCGCGCTCGCGCAACTTCCGCACCGCCACGCAGGCCGTGGACAAAGCGAACCAATACGCCACCCGCGACCGCAAGGTGCGCAAACGCAACTTCCGCGCATTGTGGATTCAGCGTATCAACGCTGCTGTCCGCGCTATCGACCCGACCCTGACCTATTCGCGCTTCATCAACGCGCTGATGCTGGCCGGGATCGAAGTGGACCGCAAGGTTCTGGCCGATCTGGCCGTGCACGAGCCTGAGGCCTTCGGCCAGATCGTGGAAAAAGCAAAAGCTGCCATGGCCTAA
- a CDS encoding SDR family oxidoreductase, translating to MTDPKIVLITGASQGIGRACALAFAQAGHKVVLAARSADKLAALADTAPGQMLAHPCDVSDPDAVDALFATIRDRFGRLDVAFNNAGLGLPATEIADISWQDWRRVASVNLDGAFLIARGAYAMMRAQDPKGGRIINNGSISAHVPRVGSMPYTATKHAITGLTRTLSLDGRQHNIACGQIDIGNAASEMTDAFTRGVPQADGSLRAEPVMDVQHVADAVLHMASLPLDANVQFMTIMATAMPYIGRG from the coding sequence ATGACAGACCCGAAAATCGTTCTGATTACCGGCGCAAGCCAAGGCATTGGCCGGGCTTGTGCGCTGGCCTTCGCACAGGCCGGGCACAAGGTTGTTCTGGCCGCGCGCTCTGCCGACAAGCTGGCCGCGCTGGCCGACACCGCACCGGGGCAGATGCTGGCTCACCCCTGTGACGTATCGGACCCAGACGCCGTGGATGCCCTGTTCGCGACAATCCGTGACCGCTTCGGGCGGCTGGATGTTGCGTTCAACAATGCAGGGCTTGGCCTGCCCGCGACAGAGATTGCCGATATTTCGTGGCAAGACTGGCGGCGCGTGGCATCGGTCAATCTGGATGGCGCATTCCTGATCGCGCGCGGGGCCTACGCCATGATGCGCGCACAAGACCCCAAAGGCGGGCGGATCATCAACAACGGGTCAATCTCGGCGCATGTGCCGCGGGTGGGGTCGATGCCCTACACCGCCACGAAACACGCGATCACCGGGCTGACCCGAACGCTGTCGCTGGACGGGCGGCAGCACAATATTGCTTGCGGGCAGATCGACATTGGCAATGCCGCGTCAGAGATGACCGACGCTTTCACGCGCGGCGTGCCGCAAGCCGATGGCAGCCTGCGCGCAGAGCCAGTGATGGATGTGCAGCATGTGGCCGATGCGGTGCTGCATATGGCCAGCCTGCCGTTGGATGCCAATGTCCAATTCATGACCATCATGGCCACGGCCATGCCCTATATCGGGCGCGGGTAA
- a CDS encoding LolA family protein, whose amino-acid sequence MSITRRSLLMSVPALALVRPALADRIPLDEISRYFNSFTTAEGEFTQINPDGSLATGRIYIRRPGRVRFEYDPPEESLVMAGGGQVAIFDGRSNQGPTQYPLSRTPLNLILEETVDFGNRDMIVDHMDDGTTTTVVAQDPENPQYGSIRLVFSAQPTELRQWVVRDDTGAETTVILGNMRFDGDLPALLFNITAEVDKRGR is encoded by the coding sequence ATGAGTATCACGCGTCGTTCCCTGCTTATGTCCGTGCCCGCGCTTGCGCTGGTGCGTCCCGCCTTGGCCGATCGTATCCCGCTGGATGAGATATCGCGCTATTTCAACAGTTTCACCACGGCCGAGGGTGAGTTTACCCAGATCAACCCAGATGGCAGCTTGGCCACGGGGCGGATTTACATTCGCCGCCCGGGGCGGGTGCGGTTCGAATATGACCCGCCGGAAGAAAGCCTTGTCATGGCCGGTGGCGGGCAAGTCGCAATCTTCGATGGGCGGTCCAACCAAGGACCAACCCAGTACCCGCTAAGCAGAACACCGCTGAACCTGATTCTGGAAGAGACTGTCGATTTCGGCAATCGCGACATGATCGTTGACCACATGGATGATGGCACCACCACCACCGTGGTCGCCCAAGACCCCGAGAACCCGCAATACGGGTCGATCCGGCTGGTCTTTTCGGCGCAGCCCACCGAACTGCGCCAATGGGTTGTCCGTGACGATACCGGGGCAGAGACGACCGTGATCCTTGGCAATATGCGTTTTGACGGCGATCTGCCGGCACTGTTGTTCAACATCACGGCAGAAGTTGACAAGAGGGGGCGCTGA